A single genomic interval of Methylosinus sp. LW4 harbors:
- a CDS encoding sensor histidine kinase yields MKSSLSLRLVVVLLSAQVIAFGAIPLFTFLISVSGVWPASNMTVNDWAQSRAYDLVVGSLARAADGSVQLEISPALRAYMAEQQRLRIAAIDARTRTVARGSSPELATALAALGPIEAASLRFHIRGDEDEKSRGYAYRTPPPFEDTLVAVYGYSFQWSDLLFVVGNLFSVPGLLSASPMIFGAVAVAWLMVRRGLAPLRAAAAEVSRIDLDSLDQRIPQAGIPGEVAPFVAAVNEAIDRLSAGVAMQRRFTANAAHELRTPIAILRARLETYDDAAFTKELKRDVRRIQTIVEQLLTAARISNAESAMDQELDLGAVVLAMVADYMPLVIENRRNIEFDPPSSTVLVRGNRRALECVVANLIDNALRAEPEGGTVLVQVRGDATIRVVDHGEGISSDERTKIFEPFWRKDEQSRGTGLGLSIVRELVELHAGTILVTSTPGGGATFEVAFASVSTPSSVVFGRPIASPLPT; encoded by the coding sequence GTGAAAAGTTCGCTCTCGCTTCGGCTCGTCGTCGTTCTGCTGAGCGCGCAGGTGATCGCGTTCGGCGCCATCCCGCTTTTCACCTTTCTGATTTCCGTCTCCGGTGTCTGGCCGGCGTCGAACATGACCGTCAATGATTGGGCGCAAAGTCGCGCCTATGATCTCGTCGTGGGCTCGCTCGCCCGTGCCGCGGACGGCTCGGTGCAATTGGAGATTTCGCCCGCTCTGCGCGCCTATATGGCCGAGCAGCAAAGGCTACGCATCGCTGCAATCGACGCGAGAACGCGCACCGTCGCGCGAGGCTCCTCGCCCGAGCTCGCCACGGCGCTCGCCGCTCTGGGGCCGATCGAGGCGGCCTCGCTGCGATTTCACATCCGCGGCGACGAGGACGAGAAGTCTCGCGGATACGCCTACCGCACGCCGCCGCCTTTCGAGGATACGCTCGTTGCGGTGTATGGCTATTCGTTTCAATGGAGCGACCTGCTTTTTGTCGTCGGAAATCTCTTCTCCGTCCCTGGGCTTCTTTCCGCTTCACCGATGATTTTCGGCGCGGTGGCCGTTGCATGGCTGATGGTGCGGCGTGGGCTGGCGCCGCTGCGCGCGGCCGCTGCCGAAGTGTCACGAATCGATCTCGACTCCCTCGATCAGCGAATTCCCCAAGCGGGTATTCCGGGCGAGGTCGCGCCCTTTGTCGCGGCGGTCAATGAGGCGATCGATCGGCTCTCGGCGGGCGTCGCCATGCAGCGGCGCTTCACGGCCAATGCGGCGCATGAGCTGCGCACGCCGATCGCCATCTTGCGCGCGCGCCTCGAAACCTATGACGACGCGGCCTTCACCAAGGAGCTCAAGCGCGACGTGCGCCGCATTCAGACGATCGTCGAGCAATTATTGACGGCGGCGCGAATATCCAATGCCGAAAGCGCGATGGATCAGGAGCTCGATCTCGGCGCGGTCGTCCTGGCCATGGTCGCCGACTATATGCCGCTCGTCATCGAGAACCGGCGGAACATAGAGTTCGATCCTCCTTCGTCGACCGTGCTCGTGCGCGGAAACAGACGCGCGCTCGAATGCGTCGTCGCCAATCTGATCGACAATGCGCTGCGCGCGGAGCCGGAGGGTGGGACCGTCCTCGTGCAGGTGCGGGGCGACGCGACCATCAGGGTCGTCGACCATGGCGAAGGGATTTCGTCCGACGAGCGAACGAAAATATTCGAGCCGTTCTGGCGCAAGGACGAACAGTCCCGAGGAACCGGGCTGGGGCTCTCGATCGTGCGAGAACTCGTCGAATTACATGCGGGAACGATTTTGGTGACGTCGACGCCCGGCGGCGGAGCGACCTTCGAAGTCGCGTTCGCGAGCGTTTCGACGCCATCATCGGTAGTCTTCGGCAGGCCGATCGCGTCGCCATTGCCGACGTAG
- a CDS encoding response regulator transcription factor: MTRILLVEDEPEMARVIAAKLGKSGFITDHMRTLAEAHGALEAHSYACVLLDRRLPDGDGMALLAEIRKLQPGLRVLVVTACDAVNDRIDGLDAGADDYLTKPFDADELMARVRACLRRPGGERLPPVVIGALSFDLDAREARIHGESIVLHRRELALLETLVRNAGRVVLRTSMMDEIYGFDDDIQGNALNILVSRLRRRLSDHCAGVEIHSARGIGYLLKKST; encoded by the coding sequence GTGACGCGGATATTGCTCGTCGAGGACGAACCCGAGATGGCGCGCGTGATCGCCGCCAAGCTCGGCAAATCAGGGTTCATAACAGATCATATGCGCACGCTCGCCGAGGCGCACGGCGCGCTCGAGGCGCATTCATACGCTTGCGTGCTTCTCGATCGACGGCTTCCCGATGGAGACGGCATGGCGCTGCTCGCAGAGATTCGGAAATTGCAGCCGGGTTTGCGCGTGCTCGTCGTCACAGCCTGCGACGCCGTGAACGACAGGATCGACGGCCTCGACGCCGGCGCCGACGATTATCTCACCAAGCCCTTCGACGCCGACGAATTGATGGCCCGTGTCCGCGCCTGTCTTCGACGTCCGGGCGGAGAGCGTTTGCCGCCTGTCGTCATCGGCGCTCTCTCGTTCGATCTCGACGCCCGCGAGGCGCGCATCCACGGGGAATCCATCGTTCTGCACCGGCGTGAATTGGCGTTGCTGGAGACGCTCGTCCGCAACGCCGGTCGGGTCGTTCTGCGCACATCGATGATGGACGAAATCTACGGGTTCGACGATGACATTCAGGGCAACGCCTTGAACATTCTCGTCTCGCGCCTTCGCCGTCGGCTGTCCGATCATTGCGCTGGAGTCGAGATTCATTCAGCGCGCGGGATCGGCTATCTTTTGAAGAAATCGACGTGA
- the ltrA gene encoding group II intron reverse transcriptase/maturase — protein MDKVKPFDIPKREVWEAFKRVKANQGAAGVDGQSIAEFEANLSGNLYKLWNRLSSGSYFPPPVRRVEIPKADGGTRPLGIPTVSDRIAQEVARRYLEPILEPVFHTDSYGYRPGRSAIDAVRQARQRCWRYDWVLDLDVRAFFFDSIDWELLLKAVRRHTDCPWVLLDVERWLKAPAQMEDGGVVPRTAGTPQGGVISPLLANLFLHYAFDMWMTRNYPHVPFERYADDAICHCRSAEEARAQWSALAGRLAVCKLVLHPAKTKIVYCKDVKRRGDFPIISFDFLGFQFRARKVMWGGRAAHSFMPAASPKALKAISWTVRRWALHHHSDKSLQELAEKHNPCIRGWVTYYSHFYKTQLRPTLTRIDAYVIRWARRKFKRMRHQTKGARVWFDRLRRANPQLFAHWPLCHGDGRTSVAV, from the coding sequence GTGGACAAGGTAAAGCCGTTCGACATCCCTAAACGGGAGGTCTGGGAAGCCTTCAAGCGTGTGAAGGCCAACCAGGGAGCGGCTGGAGTCGATGGACAGTCGATTGCGGAGTTCGAGGCCAACCTTTCGGGCAACCTCTACAAGCTCTGGAACCGGCTGTCGTCGGGGAGCTATTTTCCTCCGCCGGTGCGGCGGGTCGAGATTCCGAAGGCGGATGGCGGGACGCGGCCGTTGGGTATTCCAACAGTCTCGGATCGCATTGCCCAGGAGGTCGCCCGTCGATATCTGGAGCCCATTCTGGAGCCGGTGTTTCACACTGACTCCTATGGCTACAGGCCCGGACGATCTGCGATCGACGCCGTGCGCCAAGCTCGCCAGCGCTGTTGGCGCTACGACTGGGTGCTCGATCTCGATGTGCGCGCCTTCTTCTTCGACAGTATCGATTGGGAGCTGCTCCTCAAAGCGGTCCGCCGACATACGGATTGCCCATGGGTGCTGCTTGATGTCGAGCGCTGGCTGAAGGCGCCAGCGCAGATGGAGGACGGCGGGGTCGTGCCGCGCACGGCCGGAACGCCGCAAGGAGGGGTGATTTCGCCTCTGCTCGCGAACCTGTTCCTGCATTATGCTTTCGACATGTGGATGACGCGGAATTATCCGCACGTCCCATTCGAGCGCTACGCGGACGACGCCATTTGTCACTGCCGAAGCGCCGAAGAGGCGCGAGCGCAATGGAGCGCGCTTGCGGGCCGTCTTGCTGTCTGCAAGCTGGTGCTGCATCCTGCAAAGACAAAGATCGTTTATTGCAAGGATGTGAAACGGCGCGGCGACTTTCCTATCATCTCATTCGACTTCCTGGGCTTTCAGTTTCGAGCCCGGAAGGTGATGTGGGGTGGAAGGGCCGCCCACAGCTTCATGCCCGCCGCCAGTCCGAAAGCGTTGAAGGCTATCAGCTGGACCGTTCGGCGATGGGCGCTTCATCATCACAGCGACAAGTCCCTGCAAGAGCTGGCCGAGAAGCACAACCCGTGCATTCGCGGCTGGGTCACCTACTACAGCCACTTCTACAAGACGCAATTGCGTCCGACCCTGACGAGGATCGACGCCTATGTCATTCGATGGGCGCGCCGAAAGTTCAAGCGGATGCGCCATCAGACCAAAGGGGCGCGAGTTTGGTTCGACCGGCTACGTCGGGCGAACCCCCAACTCTTCGCCCACTGGCCTCTATGTCATGGCGACGGCCGAACATCGGTAGCCGTGTGA
- a CDS encoding TonB-dependent siderophore receptor → MAGRNERLHLLRDASRRRRLFRSLISSDLLRDRRANESLPMSSFVSARGVSAGVLTLALFSSAAASQESLPTIEIGSTPSSRPAPRSEDKAGYRPQNASTALKTNTPVMETPASIQIVPQQVLQDQQATTIARAIENVSGVVALPPLAAGGVEQFYIRGFQTYDYYRDGVRMNSIEQNSGAETLVNVDRVEVLKGPASILYGRAEPGGVINLVMKKPEAVPFYAVQQQAGSWGSYRTTVDATGPITKDDTLLYRFDFAYENNHDFFQFSGNRNIYVAPRLRWNLDAQTQLDVYLDYKSAAFPKGYAIPGLVASQTASRVYGARPLSFLPRGFNTSDPWSRGNSDDVVMGYQFSRDFAEGWNIKHKFQAEIVDLTSQTAAELGINIFKLPFLDRATSADRVAVALPAWHTHTYFTNVDVTGKFDLLDTSHTMLVGGDFQHLDVNGYNLTPSLNFSCFCYIPPLNFNAPVHTSYPTFAYDPTTRSDTAFRENWYGFYLRDQVKLPHDFFLLAGLRYDHSTTYNVVKRQTNDDSQKVSPRFGLLWRPIEELSLYGSYLTNFGGSNVGAKNPMPPQTAEQWEVGVKSEWFDKRVTATVAYYNLIKQNIPAPNPDPLLAAQGYSVAVGEVRNRGVELDVAGELLTGWKMIGSYSYIDSLITKDNGRVTDSNGVLVSVTGNKGHTLFNVPRHSGSLWTTYEFQSGDWRGLKIGGGVVARGIRQGDNANDFQLPGYATIGLMAGYDFKLDGATVKLQFNVDNLADTRYYPAASSAAFAIFAGAPRSFKGSVRVEY, encoded by the coding sequence GTGGCTGGTCGCAACGAGCGCCTCCATCTTCTCCGTGACGCCTCGCGACGGCGTCGGCTCTTCCGCTCGCTCATCTCTTCCGATCTGCTGCGCGATCGACGCGCCAATGAGAGTCTTCCCATGTCCAGCTTCGTTTCAGCGCGCGGCGTTTCCGCCGGCGTCCTGACGCTCGCCCTGTTCTCCTCCGCCGCCGCGTCGCAGGAGTCGCTGCCGACGATCGAGATCGGCTCGACGCCGAGTTCCCGCCCAGCTCCCCGATCCGAGGACAAAGCCGGATACCGGCCACAGAACGCCTCCACGGCCTTGAAGACGAACACACCGGTCATGGAGACGCCGGCCTCGATCCAGATCGTCCCGCAGCAGGTTTTGCAGGATCAGCAAGCGACGACCATCGCGCGCGCCATCGAGAATGTCAGCGGCGTCGTCGCTCTCCCGCCGTTGGCTGCCGGCGGCGTCGAGCAGTTCTACATTCGCGGCTTTCAGACCTACGATTATTATCGCGACGGCGTTCGCATGAACAGCATCGAGCAGAACTCCGGCGCCGAGACTCTCGTCAATGTCGATCGAGTCGAGGTCTTGAAAGGGCCAGCCTCCATCCTCTACGGGCGCGCCGAGCCTGGCGGCGTGATCAATCTCGTGATGAAGAAGCCGGAGGCCGTTCCCTTCTACGCCGTGCAACAGCAGGCGGGCTCCTGGGGATCCTATCGCACGACGGTCGACGCCACCGGGCCGATCACGAAGGACGACACGCTGCTCTATCGCTTCGACTTCGCCTATGAGAACAATCATGATTTCTTCCAGTTCTCGGGCAATCGAAATATCTATGTCGCGCCGAGGCTGCGCTGGAACCTCGATGCGCAGACGCAGCTCGACGTCTATCTCGACTATAAGTCCGCAGCCTTTCCCAAGGGCTACGCCATTCCCGGCCTCGTGGCCAGCCAGACGGCGTCCCGTGTCTATGGCGCGCGACCCCTCTCTTTCCTGCCGCGCGGCTTCAATACGTCCGATCCATGGTCGCGCGGAAATTCCGATGATGTGGTGATGGGATATCAGTTTTCGCGTGACTTCGCCGAAGGCTGGAACATCAAGCACAAGTTCCAAGCCGAGATCGTCGATCTGACGAGCCAGACCGCCGCGGAGCTCGGCATAAACATCTTCAAGCTCCCGTTTCTGGACCGGGCGACTTCTGCCGATCGCGTCGCCGTCGCGCTGCCGGCATGGCATACCCACACCTATTTCACCAATGTCGACGTGACCGGAAAATTCGATCTGCTCGACACCAGCCACACGATGCTCGTGGGGGGCGACTTCCAACATCTCGACGTCAACGGCTACAATCTGACGCCGAGCCTGAACTTCTCCTGCTTCTGCTATATTCCGCCACTCAATTTCAATGCGCCTGTTCACACCTCCTATCCGACCTTCGCCTATGATCCGACCACGCGCAGCGACACCGCCTTCCGAGAAAATTGGTATGGCTTCTACCTTCGGGACCAGGTGAAGCTGCCGCATGACTTCTTTCTGCTCGCCGGGCTGCGCTATGATCATTCCACGACCTACAATGTCGTGAAGCGGCAAACGAATGACGATTCGCAAAAGGTCTCCCCTCGCTTCGGCCTCCTGTGGCGTCCAATCGAAGAGCTGAGCCTTTATGGATCCTATCTGACCAATTTCGGCGGCTCCAACGTCGGCGCCAAAAATCCGATGCCGCCGCAGACGGCGGAGCAATGGGAGGTCGGCGTCAAGAGCGAATGGTTCGACAAGCGCGTCACGGCGACGGTCGCCTATTACAATCTCATCAAGCAGAATATACCCGCCCCCAATCCCGACCCGCTGCTCGCGGCCCAGGGATATAGCGTCGCGGTCGGCGAGGTGCGCAACCGCGGCGTCGAGCTCGATGTCGCGGGCGAGCTGCTCACCGGATGGAAAATGATCGGCAGCTATTCCTACATCGATTCGCTCATCACCAAGGACAATGGTCGCGTGACGGATTCCAATGGCGTTCTCGTCAGCGTGACGGGGAACAAAGGGCACACGCTCTTCAACGTGCCGCGGCACAGCGGCAGTCTGTGGACCACTTATGAATTTCAGAGCGGCGATTGGCGCGGACTGAAAATCGGCGGCGGAGTCGTGGCGCGCGGCATCCGCCAGGGCGACAACGCCAATGACTTCCAATTGCCGGGCTATGCGACGATCGGACTGATGGCGGGCTATGACTTCAAGCTCGACGGCGCCACTGTGAAGCTTCAGTTTAACGTCGATAATCTCGCCGACACGAGATATTACCCCGCCGCCTCCAGCGCAGCATTCGCAATTTTCGCCGGGGCGCCGCGCAGCTTCAAAGGGTCGGTGCGCGTCGAATATTGA
- a CDS encoding PepSY-associated TM helix domain-containing protein, which translates to MGRAFWIALHRWAGLAMAGFLVIVGLTGSVLAFREQIDVWLNPQLLTVATRDVPTLDPLELRARAAALYPSARIDDVSLDVERDRSYMARVWMKEEGEGGSLIFLYLDPHTGERLGTRTWGVVSLDRKNLLFFLYRLHYTLALPPFTGSFGRYLLGVTALVWTIDCFVAFYLTLPPRRRDCGKASYAAKSWWDRWRPAWWIKFGGGAFRINFDIHRAVGLWTWAMLLVFAWSGVGFNLDEVYRPTMKALFGFAEVPAALPALAEPLEAPFLDWRAARAVGRRLLDEQARRVGFVIESEALLTYDRSRGVYALDARCSPEIAANTRAMVVFDADSGALRAATWPGDSAERAGNSIGRWLARLHTASVFGLPMKILVCAMGLAICALSVTGVYIWRKKRKARRFRKTRGVSAGGAPRSETTTAE; encoded by the coding sequence ATGGGCCGCGCCTTCTGGATCGCGCTGCATCGTTGGGCGGGGCTGGCAATGGCGGGTTTTCTCGTCATCGTCGGCCTCACCGGCAGCGTGCTGGCGTTTCGCGAGCAGATCGACGTCTGGCTCAATCCGCAGCTTCTGACCGTCGCGACGCGCGACGTCCCGACGCTCGATCCCCTCGAGCTGAGAGCGCGCGCGGCCGCGCTCTATCCAAGCGCGCGCATCGACGATGTGTCGCTCGATGTCGAGCGGGACCGTTCCTACATGGCGCGCGTCTGGATGAAAGAGGAAGGGGAAGGCGGTTCGCTGATCTTTCTCTATCTCGATCCTCATACGGGAGAGAGGCTCGGAACGCGGACATGGGGCGTCGTCTCTCTCGATCGAAAAAATTTGCTCTTCTTTCTCTATCGCCTCCATTACACGCTGGCTCTGCCGCCCTTCACCGGAAGCTTCGGACGCTATCTGCTCGGCGTTACCGCGCTCGTCTGGACGATAGACTGCTTCGTAGCCTTCTACCTCACCTTGCCGCCGAGGCGACGCGACTGTGGCAAGGCGTCCTACGCTGCGAAATCCTGGTGGGATCGGTGGCGACCGGCTTGGTGGATCAAATTCGGCGGCGGCGCATTTCGCATCAATTTCGACATTCATCGCGCCGTCGGCCTATGGACCTGGGCGATGCTGCTGGTCTTCGCTTGGTCGGGCGTCGGGTTCAATCTCGATGAGGTCTATCGGCCGACAATGAAGGCGCTGTTCGGCTTCGCCGAGGTTCCTGCCGCTCTACCGGCGCTGGCCGAACCGCTCGAAGCGCCGTTTCTCGACTGGCGCGCGGCTCGCGCCGTCGGGCGCAGGTTGCTCGACGAGCAGGCGCGTCGAGTGGGCTTCGTCATCGAAAGCGAGGCGCTTCTCACTTATGATCGCAGCCGCGGCGTATACGCTCTCGACGCGCGCTGCTCGCCAGAGATCGCAGCGAATACGCGAGCAATGGTCGTTTTCGACGCCGACTCCGGCGCTCTGCGCGCCGCGACCTGGCCGGGAGATTCCGCCGAGAGAGCAGGAAATTCGATCGGTCGATGGCTCGCGCGGCTCCATACCGCTTCCGTCTTCGGCCTGCCGATGAAGATCCTCGTCTGTGCGATGGGCTTGGCGATCTGCGCACTGTCCGTCACCGGCGTCTACATTTGGAGGAAGAAGAGGAAGGCGCGGCGCTTTCGTAAGACGCGGGGCGTCTCCGCCGGTGGCGCGCCGCGGTCGGAGACTACGACCGCCGAATAG